The Burkholderia pyrrocinia genomic sequence CGTGCCGCTCGTGACGGTCGCGTTCGCGCTGTTCACCGCGTTCCCGATGTTCGCGTCGTTCCAGCTGTCGCTGCAGGGGTTCCTCGCGGATCACCTGATGCCCGCGCAGTTCAACATCCAGATCTTCAAGTACCTGAACCAGTTCGCGTCGAAGGCCAAGGGGCTGACGACGGCCGGCCTGATCGTGCTCGTCGTCACGTCGGTGATGACGATGATGACCATCGAATCGGCGTTCAACCTGATCTGGCGGGTGCGCAAGCCGCGGCCGTTCGCGCAGCGCGTGCTCGCGTACTGGGCGCTGATCACGCTTGGGCCCTTGCTGTTCGGCGTGAGCCTGTCGATCTCGTCGTACCTGTTCACGCAGTCGCTGGCGTTCACCGGCGCCGCGCCGTCGACGTCGATCGTCGAGTGGCTGCTCGCGCTCGCGTCGCTGCCGCTGACGGTGCTCGCGTTCACGCTGCTGTACGTGTACCTGCCGAACTGCACGGTCGCGTGGCGCGACGCGGTGATCGGCGGGCTGTTCGCGGCCGTCGCGTTCGAACTCGCGAAGCGCGGCTTCGGCTACTACGTGCGGCGCATTCCGACCTATACGGCCGTGTACGGCGCATTCGCGGCGCTGCCGGTGTTCCTGCTATGGGTGTATCTCAGCTGGTTCGTCGCGCTGCTCGGCGCGATGGTGACCTCCGCGCTGCCGGCGATCCGCGTCGGCCAGTTCCATCGCATCCACTATCCGGGCAGCGACCTGCTCGATGCGCTCGAACTGCTCGCGCGGCTTGCCGAGGCGCGCGCGGCCGGCAAGCCAGGGTACGCGGCGCTGCGGCTCGCGGCCATGCTGCGCTGCGACATGGAAACCGCGCAACGGCTGCTGACGACCATGGAGGAACGCGAATGGGTCGCGCGGCTGGACGGCGGCGATGCCGCGCCGCGCTATGTCCTGCTGGCGAACCCGGAGCAGCTGACCCTGGCGCAACTGTTCGACGTGCTGGTGATCGACCGCACGGAGCTGACCTACCAGTTGCAGCGGCGGCGCAGCCATGTCGACGGCGCGGCGCTGCTCGAGGTGCTGTCGAACGAGCGGTTCGACGTGTCGCTCGCGTCGCTGATCGCCGCGCACCGGCTCGCGGGCGCACAGCCGACGGGTATCCCGGGGCAGGCGCCGGACGGCGTGCCCGACCCGCACGCGCGGCCGCCGCGGCCCGCGTGAGTGCGGGGCTGGCGGCTACAGTGAAATCTTGCCGATGCAGATGTCCTTGAACATCACCCAGTCGCCCATCAGGCTGTAGATCGGGTGCCGGAACGTGGCCGGGCGATTCTTCTCGAAGAAGAAGTGTCCGACCCACGCGAACCCGTAGCCGCAGACGACAGCTGCCGGCAGCCACAACCAGTGGCCTGTCGCGATCGCCATCGCGACGCAGCCGATCACGCCGAGCGAGCCGATGAAGTGCAGCCGCCGCGACGTCAGGTTCTGGTGTTCGTTCAGGTAATACGGGTAGAAATCAGCGAAGCTGGCGAATTGCTCCGAATGCGTATGCGCCATGGCCGTCTCCTCGGGCCGCTGTTCATGCGGCCATTGTGCGGCCGGCGGCCGGTGTCCGCAAGCGGGGCGGCCCGCCGCGCCGGCCCGTGCTTTCCTTTTGACAGGCTTTCCGATAGGATCGAAAGAGGTTTTGCATTCAAGCATGAGGGGACTACGATGCGCGTCAGCGATATTCTGAAAGTGAAGGGCAACACGCTGTTTACGGTGACGCCCGATAAGCCGCTGCGCGAAGCGGTCGATACGATGGCCGAGCACGACATCGGTTCGCTCGTCGTGATGGAGTACGGCGATCTCGTCGGGATGCTGACGTTCCGCGAGATCATCCTGCGCCTGCACGTCAACGGAGGTGCGATCGGCGACGTGCAGGTGCGCAAGGTGATGGACGAGCCGCTCACGTGCACGCCGGAAACGGACGTCAACGAAGTGCGCCGGATGATGCTCGAGCGCCACGCGCGCTACATGCCCGTGCTCGACAAGAAGGTGCTGATGGGCGTCATTTCGTTCTACGACGTCGCGAAGACGGTCGTCGAGGCGCAGAGCTTCGAGAACCGGATGCTGAAGGCGTACATCCGCGACTGGCCGGAATCGGAAGCCGAAGCGCACAAGCCGTGAACCACGCCGCGCCCGGCGCCCTGACGCGCGGGCGTCGCCATCCGGCACGCGGCGGCGCAGGTTTGTCCTGCGCCGCCGTTTTTTCAACGACAACACAACAAGGCCCGCGCAGCTTCGCCAAGACGACGCGCGCGTATTCCGCATGAGCGATCAAACGCAAGCCACTTCGGGGCGGCGCGACGAACGGCGCGCCCACGCATCGCAGTTCGACCTGCTGCGCGAGCGCCGTTTCGCACCGTTCTTCACGACCCAGTTCCTCGGCGCGCTGAACGACAACGTCTTCAAGATCGGCTTCACGTCGCTCGTCACCTATCACACAGCACGGTTCTCCGGTGTCGACGCGAAGACCGCCGCATTCCTGATTTCCGCGATCTTCATCCTGCCGTTCGTGCTGTTCTCGGCGACGTCCGGCCAGATCGCCGACAAGTACGACAAGGCGACCCTCACGCGCTTCGTGAAGACCTTCGAGATCGTGCTGATGCTGGTCGGCGCGGCCGGCTTCGTCACGCACAGCGCGGCCCTGCTGTATCTGTGCACGTTCATGATGGGGATGCACTCGACGCTGTTCGGGCCCGTCAAGTATTCGTACCTGCCGCAACATCTCGGCGAGCACGAACTGGTCGGCGGCAACGGTCTCGTCGAGATGGGCACGTTCATCGCGATCCTGATCGGCACGATCATCGGCGGCGCGGCCGCTGGCATCGAAGGCAGCGGCGAGCGCGTGCTCGCGGTGAGCGTCGTCGTCATCGCGATCGCGGGGCGGCTCGTCTCGCAGCGCGTGCCGTCCACGCCGGCGCCGCAGCCCGATCTCGCGATCAACTGGAATCCGTTCAGCGAGACCTGGCGCAACCTCGGGCTCGCGCGGCAGAACCGCACCGTGTTCCTGAGCCTGCTCGGCATCTCGTGGCTGTGGTTCGTCGGCGCGACGTTCCTCACGTCGTTCTTCAATTTCGCGAAGGACGTGCTGTCCGCGAGCCCCGACGTCGTCACGATCCTGCTCGCGACGTTCTCGGTCGGCATCGGCCTCGGTTCGCTGCTGTGCGAGCGCCTGTCGCAGCGGCGCGTCGAGATCGGCCTCGTGCCGCTCGGCTCGATCGGCATCAGCGTGTTCGCGATCGAACTGTATTTCGCGAGCCACGCGCTGCCGTCGCCCGGCCACCTGCTGTCGGTCGGTGAATTCCTGGCCGGCGCGCGCCACTGGCGCATCCTCGCCGACCTGTTCCTGCTCGCGATGTTCGGCGGCTTCTACAGCGTGCCGCTGTACGCGCTGATCCAGAGCCGCAGCGCACCGACGCACCGTGCGCGGATCATCGCCGCGAACAACATCCTGAACGCGCTGTTCATGATCCTGTCGGCCGTGATGGCGATGGGGCTGACCAAGGCCGGCGTCGGCATCCCGGGCCTGTTCCTCGTCACCGCGCTGCTGAACGTCATCGTCGCGGCGTATATCTACCTGCTCGTGCCCGAGTTCCTGCTGCGCTTCGTCGCGTGGGTGCTCGTGCACACCTTCTACCGGATTCGCCTCGTGCACGCGGAGCGGATTCCGGCGGAGGGTGCGGCCGTGCTCGTCTGCAACCATGTCAGCTATGTCGATGCGCTCGTGCTGGCCGCCGCGAGCCCGCGCCCGATCCGTTTCGTGATGGATCACCGGATCTTCAAGACGCGCTTCGCGAGCTGGGTGTTCCGGCATGCGAAGGCGATCCCGATCGCGCCGCGTCACGAGGACCCCGGGATGCTCGCGCGCGCGTACGACGCGTGCGAGGCCGCGCTGAAGGACGGCGAACTCGTGTGTATCTTCCCCGAGGGCAAGCTGACGAAGACGGGCGACATCAACACGTTCCACCACGGCATCACCGAGATCCTGAGCCGCACGCCGGCGCCGGTGATTCCGATGGCATTGCGCGGATTGTGGGGCAGCTATTTTTCGCGGCATTCCGATGCGCGGATGCCGCGGCCCATCAAGCGCGGCGTGATGAGCCGGCTGACGCTGGCGGTCGGCGAGCCGATTCCGGCGTCGGTCGCGACGCCCGAATCGCTGCAGGCCGCGGTGACCGAGCTGCGCGGCGCTCGGAAGTAGGCGGGCGGGGTGCCCGCCGGTATCGCGTCGGGCGAGTATTTTGCCTGGAAGCGGGCCGGAACGGGCTTCCGGCAGCACCGACCGGGCTGCGCGTGCACGTACCGTGCGCCCGGCCTGCGTCTCGTGCGGCACGCTCTGTCGGGACGGCTGGCATAATAGCGGCTTACCTCTTTTTCTCGACCGGCAAACGATCGACCTGCCTGCGGCCCGGGCGGCGCATCGGTTTGCTCATTTCTCTTTGGGCGGTTCCATCATGTCCGGCAATACCCTCGGCACGCTTTTCACTGTCACGACCTTCGGCGAATCGCACGGTCCCGCGATCGGCTGCGTGATCGACGGCTGCCCGCCGGGGATGGGGCTGACCGAAGCCGACATCCAGGTCGAGCTCGATCGCCGCAAGCCCGGCACGTCGCGGCACGTGACGCAACGGCAGGAGGCCGACGAGGTCGAGATCCTGTCGGGCGTGTTCGAAGGCGTGACGACCGGCACGCCGATCGCGCTGCTGATCCGTAACACCGACCAGCGCAGCAAGGACTACGGCAACATCGTCGAGACGTTCCGTCCCGGCCATGCCGATTACACGTACTGGCAGAAGTACGGCATCCGCGACTACCGCGGCGGCGGCCGCTCGTCTGCACGCCTGACCGCGCCGATCGTCGGCGCGGGCGCGGTCGCGAAGAAGTGGCTGCGCGAGCGCTTCGGTGTCGAGGTGCGCGGCTACATGAGCGGCCTCGGCGAGATCGACGTGCCGTTCGTCGACTGGTCGCACGTGCGCGAGAATCCGTTCTTCTCGCCGAACGCGGCGGTCGTTCCCGAGCTCGAGGCCTACATGGATGCGCTGCGCAAGGATGGCGATTCGATCGGCGCGCGCATCGACGTCGTCGCGTCGGGCGTGCCGGTCGGCTGGGGCGAACCCGTGTTCGACCGTCTCGATGCGGACATCGCGAAGGCGATGATGAGCATCAACGCGGTGAAGGGCGTCGAGATCGGCGCGGGCTTCGACAGCGTCGCGCAACGCGGCTCCGTGCACGGCGACGAGCTGACGCCGGGCGGCTTCGTCGGCAACCATGCGGGCGGCGTGCTCGGCGGGATCTCGACGGGACAGGACATCACCGTGTCGATCGCGATCAAGCCGACGTCGAGCATTCGCACGCCGCGCCGCTCGATCACGAAGGCCGGCGAGGAGGCTACGGTGGAAACCTTCGGTCGCCACGATCCGTGCGTCGGCATCCGCGCGACGCCGATCGCCGAGTCGATGCTCGCACTGGTGCTGATCGACCATGCATTGCGCCATCGTGCGCAGTGCGGCGACGTCGAGACGACGACGCCGAAGATCGCGGGCAGCGCGACCTGACGCAAGCGGGCGGGGCGCGGTGCGCCTCGTCTCGACCGTCGAGCGACGAATGCAAACGGGGCGCTGCGTGATGCAGCGCCCCGTTTCGTTTGCAGCAGTGTGCAGCGGCCCAAAAAAACGCGCCGCTCGTGGCGGCGCGTTCCGGCAGGTTACATGTTCGGATAATTCGGCCCGCCGCCGCCTTCGGGCGTGACCCACACGATGTTCTGCGTCGGGTCCTTGATGTCGCAGGTCTTGCAGTGCACGCAGTTCTGCGCGTTGATCACCAGCCGATCGCTGCCGTCGTCGTTCTTCACGAACTCATAGACCGCCGCCGGGCAGAAGCGCCCCTCCGGCCCCGCGTACGTGCGCAGGTTCACGTTCACCGGCACGCTCGCATCCTTCAGCGTCAGGTGCGCCGGCTGGTTCTCCTCGTGGTTCGTGTTCGAGATGAACACCGACGACAGCCGGTCGAACGTCAGCTTGCCGTCCGGCTTCGGATACTCGATCGGCTCGCACTGCGACGCCGGCTTCAGCGTCTCGTGGTCTGCGTGCTGGTGATGCAGCGTCCACGGCACGTTGCCGCCCATCACCTTCTGCTCGAGCCCGACCATCAGCGTGCCGAGATACAGCCCCTTGGCCATCCACTGCTTGAAGTTGCGCGCACGGTACAGCTCCGTGTACAGCCACGACTGCTTGAACGCGTCCGGGTACGCGTTGAGTTCATCGCTCTGGCGGCCGGCCTGCACCGCGTCGAACGCGGCGTCGGCCGCCAGCATGCCGGTCTTGATCGCCGCGTGGCTGCCCTTGATCCGCGATGCGTTCAGGAAGCCCGCGTCGTCGCCGATCAGCGCGCCGCCCGGGAACACCGTCTTCGGCAGCGACAGCAGGCCGCCCGCGGTGATCGCGCGCGCACCGTACGACACGCGCTTGCCGCCTTCCAGGAACGCGCGGATCGACGGGTGCGTCTTGTAGCGCTGGAATTCCTCGAACGGCGACAGGTACGGGTTCGTGTAGCCGAGGCCCACCACGAAGCCGACCACGACCTGGTTGTTGTCCATGTGATACAGGAACGAGCCGCCGTACGTATCCGACTTCAGCGGCCAGCCGGCCGTGTGGATCACGAGGCCCGGCTTGTGCTTCGCGGGATCGATTTCCCACAGCTCCTTGATGCCGATCCCGTACGCCTGCGGATCGGCGTTCGCGTCGAGCTTGAACTTCGAGATCAGCTGGCGGCCCAGATGGCCGCGGCAGCCTTCGGCGAACAGCGTGTACTTCGCGTGCAGCTCCATGCCGAGCTGGAAGTTCTCGGTCGGCTCGCCGTTCTTGCCCACGCCCATGTTGCCGGTGGCGACGCCCTTCACCGAGCCGTCGTCGTTGTAGAGAATCTCCGCGGCCGGGAAGCCCGGGAAGATCTCGACGCCCAGCGCCTCAGCCTGCGTGCCGAGCCAGCGCGTGACGTTGCCCAGCGAGATCACGTAGTTGCCGTGGTTCTTGAAGTTCTCGGGCAGCGCCCAGTTCGGCGTGGTCACCGCGCTCTTCTCGGACAGGAACAGGAAGCGGTCTTCCGTCACCTCGACGGTGAGCGGCGCGCCCCGTTCCTTCCAGTCGGGGAACAGTTCGGTGATCGCGCGCGGGTCCATCACCGCGCCCGACAGGATGTGCGCGCCGATCTCGGAACCCTTCTCGAGCACGCACACGCCGATCTCGGTGCCTTTCTCGGCGGCCAGCTGCTTGAGCCGGATCGCCGCCGACAGCCCGGCGGGGCCGCCGCCGACGATCACGACGTCGTATTCCATCGATTCGCGCGGGCCGTATTGCTCGATGAGGCTTGCGGGGGTCATTGGCGTTCCTCTAACCGTTAGAATGCTTTTATTCGGGAGCGTATTGTCTGCGAAACGAAACGCTTGCCGCAACAGCATGCGTCTAGATTAGCACGATCGTTCTATTTTTTGTGCTAGGGTTATGCCGGCCGAGCCGTGTTGCCCGGGCTGGCGAAATGACATCGAAAGGGGATGTGCAAATGGGTCGATCGATCAATCTGGAAGGCAAGGTTGCGCTGGTCACGGGCGCGTCGAGCGGCCTCGGGCAGCGTTTTGCGCAGGTGCTGTCGCAGGCCGGCGCGAAGGTCGTGCTCGCGAGCCGACGCGTGGAGCGCCTGAAGGAACTGCGCGCGGAGATCGAGGCGGCAGGCGGTGCCGCGCACGTCGTGTCGCTCGACGTCACCGACGTCCAGAGCATCAAGGCGGCGGTCGCGCACGCGGAGACGGAAGCCGGCACGATCGACATCCTCGTGAACAATTCCGGCGTGTCGACGATGCAGAAGCTCGTCGACGTGACGCCGGCCGATTTCGAGTTCGTGTTCGATACCAACACGCGCGGCGCGTTTTTCGTCGCGCAGGAAGTCGCGAAGCGGATGATCATGCGCGCGAACGGCAACGGTAACGGCAAGCCGCCGTGCCGGATCATCAACATCGCGTCGGTGGCCGGCCTGCGCGTGTTTCCGCAGATCGGGCTGTACGCGATGAGCAAGGCCGCGGTCGTGCAGATGACGCGCGCGATGGCACTCGAATGGGGGCGCCACGGGATCAACGTCAACGCGATCTGTCCGGGCTATATCGATACCGAAATCAATCATTACCTGTGGGAAACCGAGCAGGGCCAGAAGCTGCAGTCGATGCTGCCGCGCCGGCGCGTAGGCAAGCCGCAGGATCTCGACGGGCTGTTGTTGCTGCTCGCGGCCGACGAGTCGCAGTTCATCAATGGTTCGATCATCTCCGCCGACGACGGCTTCGGCCTCGCCTGAGCGGATGACATTCAGCAACAAAGAAGACTGCAATGAGCGCAACAAGCGATTACTCACCCGTTTTTGAGATGTCGATGCCGATCCGCTGGGGCGACATGGACGCGTTCGGCCACGTGAACAACACGGTCTATTTCCGCTACATGGAGCAGGCGCGGATCTCGTGGTTCGAGGAACTCGGCATCGCCGGCGGCAACGGCGAGGGGCAGGGGCCCGTCATCGTCACGGCGTCGATGGAATTCCTCAAGCAACTGCATTATCCGGGCGACGTGATCGCGAAGATGTCGGCCGCGAAACCCGGCCGAAGCAGCTTCGACACCGGTTTCGAGCTCACGCGTGCGGACGATCCGCAGCACGTCTATGCGCGCGGCAACGCGCGCTGCGTGTGGGTCGACTACGCGCTCGGCAAGTCGGTGCCGCTGCCGCAACTGTTGCGCGACACGATCGAGCGCGCGCTCGCGACGAAAATCGTCTGAGCGCCGATACGGCGAGACCGGCGCCGTCGCGCCGGTGAGTCGCGATGCCCGTTTGTTACCCGAATCGGCCGCCATGCGCGGCCGATTGTCATCCGGGCGCCGCCATTCACTGCCCGTTCATTGCCCCAGCAGGCGCTGCACCAGCTCCGGCGTGTTGTTCGTCCCGTACTTGCGCATCAGCCGTGCGCGGTAGATGTCGACCGTGCGCGAACTGATGTCGAGCACGCGCCCGATCTGCTTGCTGGTCTTGCCGGTCGCGAGTTGCGCGGCGATCTCGCGCTCGCGCGGAGTCAGTTCGACCGCGACGCGGCGCGTCGCGCTCAAGTCCTCGAAGGTCCAGACGCCGTCCGCGAGCGGCGCGGTGCGGTCGAGCGCACGGCCCGTCACGTGGCACCAGAACAGCTCGCCGTCGGCCCGTTTCATGATTCTGTCGTCCGAATAGATGCCGTTTGCGGCCATCACGCGCGAGATGCGCTCGCCGATTCGCTGGAATTCGTCCGTCGACGGGTAGAGCACCTCGTACGATTTTCCGATCAGGTCGGCCCGCGCGCAGCGGAAGATCGACGCGAGCGCGTCGTTGCAGTCCTCGATTACGCGGTCGCGCGACATCACGAGGCCGAGCGGCGCGAGGTGGAAGGCAGTCTGGTAATCGAGAGCGGGCATGGCGCAGGCAACCGGAGGCAAACGCTTATGTATTTTTGCGTATTGTGCCGCATCCGCGCCGCATCGTACCCTTTCAGGCATCTCGCGGCAGTTCGCCGCGACATAAAAACAGCGCGCCTCGACGCACGCATCGCCGCGCATGCATAGAATGATGCGGCGGGCTTGCGGCCCACGTGGGCGCGTGAACCGGTTTTGCTGGTTTCCATAAAGGAAGGGACAACAGATGAACAAAGTCTATCCAAGCGCGGCTGCCGCGCTGGAAGGGATCGTCCGCGACGGACAGACCTTCGCGGTGGGCGGCTTCGGCCTGTGCGGGATTCCGGAGGCGCTGATCGCGGCGTTGCGCGATTCGGGCGTCAAGGGCATCACCTGCATCAGCAACAACGCGGGCGTCGACGGTTTCGGTCTCGGCCTGCTGCTGGAAACGCGCCAGATCAAGAAGATGATCTCGTCGTACGTCGGCGAGAACAAGGAGTTCGAGCGCCAGTACCTGGCCGGCGAACTCGAGCTCGAATTCACGCCGCAGGGCACGCTCGCCGAAAAGCTGCGCGCGGGCGGCGCGGGCATCCCCGCGTTCTTCACGAATACCGGCTACGGCACCGTGATCGCGGAAGGCAAGGAAACGCGCCAGTTCGGCGATCGTCACTACGTGCTCGAGCCGTCGCTGACGGCCGACGTCGCGCTCGTGAAGGCGTGGAAGGCCGACAAGTCCGGCAACCTGATCTATCGCCGCACCGCGCGCAACTTCAACCCGATGTGCGCGATGGCCGGCAAGATCACCGTGGTGGAGGTCGAGGAGATCGTCGAGAACGGCACACTCGATCCGGACCAGGTTCATACGCCGGGGATTTTCGTGCAGCGCATCGTGCTGAACGCGACGCCGGAAAAACGCATCGAACAACGCGTCGTACGCGCGAAAGGAGACTGACATGGCCTGGAATCGTGACCAGATGGCCGCGCGCGCGGCGCAGGAACTGCAGGACGGCTTCTACGTGAACCTCGGCATCGGCCTGCCGACGCTCGTCGCGAACCACGTGCCGGAAGGCGTCGAGGTGTGGCTGCAGTCGGAGAACGGGCTGCTCGGCATCGGCCCGTCGCCGACCGAAGATGAAGTCGATGCCGATCTCATCAACGCCGGCAAGCAGACCGTCACGACGCTGCCGGGTTCGTCGATCTTCTCGTCGGCCGACTCGTTCGCAATGATCCGCGGCGGCCACATCAACCTCGCGATCCTCGGTGCGATGCAGGTCAGCAAGCAGGGCGACCTCGCGAACTGGATGATCCCGGGCAAGATGATCAAGGGGATGGGCGGCGCGATGGACCTCGTCGCGGGCGTGAAGCGCGTCGTCGTGCTGATGGAGCACGTCGCGAAGGGCGATCAGCACAAGATTCTCGACGAATGCAACCTGCCGCTGACGGGTGTCGGCGTGGTCGACCTGATCATCACCGATCTCGGCGTGATCGAAGTGACGCCGGCCGGCCTGAAGGTCCTCGAGCTCGCCGACGGCGTGAGCGCCGACGAGATCCAGGCGAAGACGGGCGCACCGCTCGACGTGAGCGCGGTCGCGTAAGCCGACGGAGCTTGGCGCCGCGCGCTGTTGCGCGGCTGCGGCGCCCCGCATGCTTCGATGCATGCGGGGCGCTGTCTTTTGGCGCGCGGGAATGCGCGTTTTCATGGCGGTCGCGCCCGTGTCACGGACCTTTCTCGATGTATTACGCGATTGCGCCGCCGCCGTCGACGAGTACGGTCGAACCGGTCGAGTACGGCGTCGCCGCCAGATAGACGATCGCGTTCGCGACATCCTCGGGCCGGCCCACGCGGCGCGCCGGCAACCGCTGCGCGGCGCCGGCGAACATGGCGTCGCGCGCGTCGGTCGCGAGCTTGTCCCACAGCGGCGTGGCGATCAAGCCGGGCGACACCGTGTTGACGCGTACCGGGGCCAGTTCGAGTGCCAGGCCGCGGGCCAGTGCATCGAGTGCCGCATTGATGGCGCCCTGCAGCACCGACGATGCACTCGGTCGCACGCCGAGAAACCCCGACACGAACGTCAGCGAGCCGCCCGGGACGATGTCGATTGCACGCGCGATGCGATACGCGCCCCAGAACTTGCTGTCCATCGCGGCCTGTGCGGCGTCGAGTGCGAGCGAGCGGACCGGGCCCGTTGCGGTTTGGGCGGCGGAAATCACGACGTGGTCGAACCGGCCGGCGCGTGCGCAGAATGCGTCGACTTCGTCGGTTCGCGTGATGTCGAGCGGTGCGAAGCGCGTGCCGCGGCCGATTGCGGCCGCGATCGCCTCGCCCTTGCGTGCGTCGCGCGAAGCGATCGTCACGCGTGCGCCGCGTTGCGCGAATGCCTGCGCGGCCGCCGCGCCGATCCCGGAGCTCCCGCCGACCACGAGCACCGCGTTGCCATTGAATGAATCGTTCATGATGGTTCGTTTCCGTTGAGAAGAAAGAAATCCGGTCAGATCGTCTCGGTTTCGCGCAGTGTCGCCGCGCTGCCGAGCGCGTAACGCGCGATCTCGTCCTTGCGCATGAACGCGACACCCGGATGCGATCGCGCGTAGCGCAGGAATTCGTCCCACGCACGGACCATCTGCGGCGTGCCGCTGATCCGGTCGTGTGCGCTGATCGACATCAGCCTGCGTCGCTGCCCGGCCTCCGCGTAGAGCTGGTCGAAATCGAGCTTGATCTGCTCCAGGAACATCGTCGGCGAGTAATTGCGGCCTTCGATCAGCAGGATGTCGTTGTTGCGCAGCGTGTACGGGACGACCACGAAATCGTGCCCGTTCACGGTCTCGATGAACGGCTCGTCGCGGCTGACGTCGTCGATGTGATAGACGTAGCCGAGTTCCTGCAGCAACGACAGCGTGTTTGGCCCGCGCCGCAACCAGTTGCAGTTGTAGCCGATCGGCCTCGTGCCGGTCACCGCCTCGACCATGTCGCGCGCTTCGGTCAGGAAGCGTCGCTCGTCGTCGCGGCTCATTGCGAACTGCGAGCGCCAGGTCGGGCCGTGCGCGGCCGCTTCGTGGCCGCGCGCGACGATCTCGCGGGCCAGTTCGGGATGGCGGCGCGCGGCTTCCCCGATCATGTGCGACGTGACTTTCACGTCGTGGCGGTCCCACAGGTCGAGAAGGCGCGGAATCCCTTCCCGGTAGCCGTATGCGAACCAGGTGGCTGACGCGAGATCGACCGGCACGGACGGTGGAAACGCGACTGGCGGGAAGGGGCTGTCCGCGCCCTTGGGCGGTTGCCCGCCGGCTTCGAATTGCATCGAGATCGAGATCGCCAGGCGGATGTCGTCCGGCCAGAACTTGCCGTCCGCGGCGGTCGGCGCGGCGAGCGGCCGGGCCGTTGCGGCGCTTGCGCCCCGCGCTGCGCTGCCGAGTACCGCGCCGGCGGCGGCCAGCCCGGCGCCGGCACCGGCCTGTGCGAGGAACGCGCGGCGGGCCGTGCGCATCGAAGGATCGAAGTTCGTCATCGGCCGGGCCCTCAGTTTGCGACGCCGAGTTGGCGCATCAGTGTCAGGTTGTCTTCGATGTGCCAGTTCTCGGCGATCCGGCCGGCCGCGATCCGGTAGATGTCGGTCGCGATGAAATCGACTGCCTGTCCATGACCGGT encodes the following:
- a CDS encoding YihY family inner membrane protein, which encodes MPKLNVDLDTIKRLAQFAARRSAEDRIPQVAGSLTFTTMLALVPLVTVAFALFTAFPMFASFQLSLQGFLADHLMPAQFNIQIFKYLNQFASKAKGLTTAGLIVLVVTSVMTMMTIESAFNLIWRVRKPRPFAQRVLAYWALITLGPLLFGVSLSISSYLFTQSLAFTGAAPSTSIVEWLLALASLPLTVLAFTLLYVYLPNCTVAWRDAVIGGLFAAVAFELAKRGFGYYVRRIPTYTAVYGAFAALPVFLLWVYLSWFVALLGAMVTSALPAIRVGQFHRIHYPGSDLLDALELLARLAEARAAGKPGYAALRLAAMLRCDMETAQRLLTTMEEREWVARLDGGDAAPRYVLLANPEQLTLAQLFDVLVIDRTELTYQLQRRRSHVDGAALLEVLSNERFDVSLASLIAAHRLAGAQPTGIPGQAPDGVPDPHARPPRPA
- a CDS encoding Mpo1-like protein, which translates into the protein MAHTHSEQFASFADFYPYYLNEHQNLTSRRLHFIGSLGVIGCVAMAIATGHWLWLPAAVVCGYGFAWVGHFFFEKNRPATFRHPIYSLMGDWVMFKDICIGKISL
- a CDS encoding CBS domain-containing protein, which translates into the protein MRVSDILKVKGNTLFTVTPDKPLREAVDTMAEHDIGSLVVMEYGDLVGMLTFREIILRLHVNGGAIGDVQVRKVMDEPLTCTPETDVNEVRRMMLERHARYMPVLDKKVLMGVISFYDVAKTVVEAQSFENRMLKAYIRDWPESEAEAHKP
- a CDS encoding MFS transporter, encoding MSDQTQATSGRRDERRAHASQFDLLRERRFAPFFTTQFLGALNDNVFKIGFTSLVTYHTARFSGVDAKTAAFLISAIFILPFVLFSATSGQIADKYDKATLTRFVKTFEIVLMLVGAAGFVTHSAALLYLCTFMMGMHSTLFGPVKYSYLPQHLGEHELVGGNGLVEMGTFIAILIGTIIGGAAAGIEGSGERVLAVSVVVIAIAGRLVSQRVPSTPAPQPDLAINWNPFSETWRNLGLARQNRTVFLSLLGISWLWFVGATFLTSFFNFAKDVLSASPDVVTILLATFSVGIGLGSLLCERLSQRRVEIGLVPLGSIGISVFAIELYFASHALPSPGHLLSVGEFLAGARHWRILADLFLLAMFGGFYSVPLYALIQSRSAPTHRARIIAANNILNALFMILSAVMAMGLTKAGVGIPGLFLVTALLNVIVAAYIYLLVPEFLLRFVAWVLVHTFYRIRLVHAERIPAEGAAVLVCNHVSYVDALVLAAASPRPIRFVMDHRIFKTRFASWVFRHAKAIPIAPRHEDPGMLARAYDACEAALKDGELVCIFPEGKLTKTGDINTFHHGITEILSRTPAPVIPMALRGLWGSYFSRHSDARMPRPIKRGVMSRLTLAVGEPIPASVATPESLQAAVTELRGARK
- the aroC gene encoding chorismate synthase, which codes for MSGNTLGTLFTVTTFGESHGPAIGCVIDGCPPGMGLTEADIQVELDRRKPGTSRHVTQRQEADEVEILSGVFEGVTTGTPIALLIRNTDQRSKDYGNIVETFRPGHADYTYWQKYGIRDYRGGGRSSARLTAPIVGAGAVAKKWLRERFGVEVRGYMSGLGEIDVPFVDWSHVRENPFFSPNAAVVPELEAYMDALRKDGDSIGARIDVVASGVPVGWGEPVFDRLDADIAKAMMSINAVKGVEIGAGFDSVAQRGSVHGDELTPGGFVGNHAGGVLGGISTGQDITVSIAIKPTSSIRTPRRSITKAGEEATVETFGRHDPCVGIRATPIAESMLALVLIDHALRHRAQCGDVETTTPKIAGSAT
- a CDS encoding electron transfer flavoprotein-ubiquinone oxidoreductase gives rise to the protein MTPASLIEQYGPRESMEYDVVIVGGGPAGLSAAIRLKQLAAEKGTEIGVCVLEKGSEIGAHILSGAVMDPRAITELFPDWKERGAPLTVEVTEDRFLFLSEKSAVTTPNWALPENFKNHGNYVISLGNVTRWLGTQAEALGVEIFPGFPAAEILYNDDGSVKGVATGNMGVGKNGEPTENFQLGMELHAKYTLFAEGCRGHLGRQLISKFKLDANADPQAYGIGIKELWEIDPAKHKPGLVIHTAGWPLKSDTYGGSFLYHMDNNQVVVGFVVGLGYTNPYLSPFEEFQRYKTHPSIRAFLEGGKRVSYGARAITAGGLLSLPKTVFPGGALIGDDAGFLNASRIKGSHAAIKTGMLAADAAFDAVQAGRQSDELNAYPDAFKQSWLYTELYRARNFKQWMAKGLYLGTLMVGLEQKVMGGNVPWTLHHQHADHETLKPASQCEPIEYPKPDGKLTFDRLSSVFISNTNHEENQPAHLTLKDASVPVNVNLRTYAGPEGRFCPAAVYEFVKNDDGSDRLVINAQNCVHCKTCDIKDPTQNIVWVTPEGGGGPNYPNM
- a CDS encoding SDR family oxidoreductase, with the protein product MGRSINLEGKVALVTGASSGLGQRFAQVLSQAGAKVVLASRRVERLKELRAEIEAAGGAAHVVSLDVTDVQSIKAAVAHAETEAGTIDILVNNSGVSTMQKLVDVTPADFEFVFDTNTRGAFFVAQEVAKRMIMRANGNGNGKPPCRIINIASVAGLRVFPQIGLYAMSKAAVVQMTRAMALEWGRHGINVNAICPGYIDTEINHYLWETEQGQKLQSMLPRRRVGKPQDLDGLLLLLAADESQFINGSIISADDGFGLA